Proteins co-encoded in one Flavobacterium sp. M31R6 genomic window:
- a CDS encoding beta-L-arabinofuranosidase domain-containing protein yields MKHLAITICLFTFSFMNAQEKVAEKYQLLPFGSIKPNGWIKVQMQKDINGFVGNLDQLVPDLINDPIYGTGRLQKHSKNKELGNLKEGDAEGSEQYMWWNSETQSNWWDGYIRNVILLDDKAGIEKTKKYVYRILATQDADGYLGIYDPELRYKFNSENGELWSKATLYRGLLAYYDYSKDQKVWNALVKAVNNVMENYPINASSPFSSGEKFNGGVSHGLTFTDVLDKMYQMTGDKKYVDYALFLYLDFSKTYQSEKDVQLANILNPNYKLQSHGVHTFEHLRPLIVATYATENPELKKALAIYIQRIENATTQTGGAIGDEWIAERNANATHTGYEYCSLHELLDSYTVLMQKEGQIKTADEIETIFYNAAQGSRDPKHSCIAYLKTDNSYEMLGTKNGEIEPDRKQTRYKYSPAHQDVAVCCNPNAGRITPYFLEKSWMKEGNNTLVATVLSPNDVETTIDNNPIRIEEITEYPFKNKFTFKIYNPKNGNFKLKIRKPSWATQVETKEKFTQENGFIVLDRKFNKEDQVQIEFKASIIVKEDANQEKYFTYGAQVFAKPIKANELKGKIYKGDFYDVTYSPIENTKYQFIENNNAKFENDTINVTLKNTATDQLENVVLVPFGQTVLRQASF; encoded by the coding sequence ATGAAACACTTAGCAATTACAATCTGTTTATTTACCTTTAGTTTTATGAATGCTCAAGAAAAAGTAGCCGAAAAATATCAATTATTACCTTTTGGCAGCATAAAACCAAATGGTTGGATTAAAGTACAAATGCAAAAAGATATAAACGGATTTGTGGGTAATTTGGATCAATTGGTGCCTGACTTAATTAATGATCCAATTTATGGCACAGGAAGGCTTCAAAAACATTCTAAAAACAAAGAGTTAGGAAATCTAAAAGAAGGTGATGCCGAAGGAAGCGAACAATATATGTGGTGGAACAGCGAAACACAATCCAATTGGTGGGATGGATATATTCGGAATGTAATACTGCTTGATGATAAAGCGGGTATAGAAAAAACAAAAAAATATGTTTATCGTATTTTGGCCACACAAGATGCTGATGGCTATCTCGGAATTTATGATCCCGAATTGCGTTATAAATTCAATTCAGAAAATGGAGAACTTTGGTCAAAAGCTACATTATACAGAGGGCTGCTCGCCTACTATGACTATTCTAAAGACCAAAAAGTTTGGAATGCATTGGTTAAAGCAGTCAATAATGTAATGGAAAATTATCCAATAAATGCATCGAGTCCATTTTCATCAGGTGAAAAATTCAACGGTGGTGTATCGCACGGACTAACATTTACAGATGTATTGGACAAAATGTATCAAATGACTGGAGACAAAAAATACGTGGATTATGCTTTGTTTCTGTATTTAGATTTTTCTAAAACCTATCAATCCGAAAAGGATGTTCAATTAGCCAATATTCTTAATCCAAATTACAAGTTACAATCTCATGGTGTTCATACTTTCGAACATTTACGTCCATTGATTGTGGCCACTTATGCAACTGAAAATCCAGAATTGAAAAAAGCCTTAGCCATTTATATACAAAGAATTGAAAATGCAACAACCCAAACCGGTGGAGCAATTGGCGATGAATGGATTGCAGAAAGAAATGCAAATGCAACGCATACCGGTTATGAATATTGCTCTTTGCACGAATTACTGGATAGTTATACGGTATTAATGCAAAAAGAAGGTCAAATAAAAACTGCCGATGAAATTGAGACCATTTTCTACAATGCCGCTCAAGGTAGTCGGGACCCCAAACATTCTTGTATTGCTTATCTCAAAACCGATAATTCGTATGAAATGTTAGGCACCAAAAATGGTGAAATAGAACCCGACCGCAAACAAACCCGCTATAAATATTCACCCGCGCATCAAGACGTAGCCGTTTGTTGCAATCCAAATGCAGGAAGAATTACACCTTATTTTTTAGAAAAATCATGGATGAAAGAAGGAAATAATACATTGGTCGCTACAGTACTTTCTCCAAATGATGTTGAAACAACGATAGACAATAATCCTATTCGAATTGAAGAAATCACTGAATATCCTTTTAAAAACAAGTTTACATTTAAAATTTACAATCCAAAAAACGGTAACTTTAAACTAAAAATTAGAAAACCCAGTTGGGCAACACAAGTTGAAACCAAAGAGAAATTTACACAAGAAAATGGATTTATTGTTCTAGACAGAAAATTCAACAAAGAAGACCAAGTACAAATTGAGTTCAAGGCTTCAATCATAGTGAAAGAAGATGCCAATCAAGAAAAATATTTCACTTATGGCGCACAAGTTTTTGCTAAACCAATTAAAGCAAACGAACTTAAGGGTAAAATATACAAGGGAGATTTTTATGATGTAACTTATAGTCCGATAGAAAATACAAAATATCAATTCATTGAAAATAACAATGCAAAATTTGAGAATGATACAATCAACGTAACCTTAAAAAACACCGCTACCGATCAATTAGAGAATGTTGTTTTAGTTCCTTTTGGACAAACGGTATTAAGACAGGCTTCTTTTTAA
- a CDS encoding AraC family transcriptional regulator, whose product MKPIYEDINSHQGIASFYAYRFQIPYFEFKWHYHPEFELTYIIKGSGYRLIGNSHETFGDGDLVLSGSYLPHTWVGKSNDFEDFDAVVIQFSPTFIDSFLGFEESIALKSLLEKSKKGLFFPAKNLELKADLVQLVDSNGFNRIIDLIKILNQLTVCEQKVLCSNPFQTVNSAESENRINVVCNFLENHFAESITLKQVADLIPLTENNFCNFFKKATGKTFSDYLNAIRINRSCQLLLQTDKLINSIAFECGFENLSYFNRVFLKKKGMTPKAFRKKIFE is encoded by the coding sequence ATGAAACCCATTTATGAAGACATAAATTCACATCAAGGCATTGCTAGTTTTTATGCTTACCGATTTCAAATTCCTTATTTTGAATTTAAATGGCACTATCATCCTGAATTTGAATTGACGTATATTATAAAAGGGAGTGGATATCGATTGATTGGGAATAGTCATGAGACTTTTGGAGACGGTGATTTGGTTTTGTCAGGTTCCTATTTGCCACATACTTGGGTTGGTAAATCAAATGATTTTGAAGATTTTGATGCTGTTGTAATACAATTTTCACCCACTTTTATTGATTCTTTTTTAGGATTTGAAGAGAGTATTGCCTTAAAGTCGCTGCTAGAGAAGTCCAAAAAAGGTTTGTTTTTTCCGGCAAAAAATTTGGAATTAAAAGCTGATTTGGTACAATTGGTAGATTCTAATGGTTTTAATCGGATCATTGATTTGATTAAAATTTTGAATCAATTGACAGTTTGTGAACAGAAGGTATTGTGTTCGAATCCATTTCAAACAGTGAATTCTGCGGAAAGTGAAAATAGAATCAATGTAGTTTGTAATTTTTTGGAAAATCATTTTGCCGAATCCATAACATTGAAGCAAGTTGCCGATTTGATTCCATTGACGGAAAATAATTTTTGTAATTTTTTTAAAAAAGCTACCGGAAAGACCTTTTCAGATTATTTGAATGCTATTCGGATAAACAGAAGCTGTCAATTACTGTTGCAAACAGATAAGCTTATAAATAGTATTGCTTTTGAATGTGGATTTGAAAATTTAAGTTATTTTAATCGTGTTTTTTTGAAGAAAAAAGGGATGACACCCAAGGCGTTTAGGAAAAAGATCTTTGAATAA